The following coding sequences are from one Paramormyrops kingsleyae isolate MSU_618 chromosome 21, PKINGS_0.4, whole genome shotgun sequence window:
- the mcoln2 gene encoding mucolipin-2, with product MEFLVRYSEASDSIRTTISSDMLEDEEKALRDDLKYYFMSPCEKYRARGQIPWKLGVQILKIIMITTQLILFGLNNQLVVSYKEENTVAFKSLFLKGYTGVDEDDYSIALYTQQAVSDSLFHVIEQYAQLKDLSVGPVNYAQKDDTWWPIKICKEHYEKDSEELYNIKAQTEKICLEFNPVTLNDDRWKRDNASFFVLDFYRLVNVKITFRLKAVNLQTIQVRELPDCYDFLVTIAFDNHCHSGQIKVYFDINALSSICKNWKISGTAQKNPHYLLVFDSIIIMVCLSSAVLCTRSIFLAVKLLQRFSRFFHVNFKRVVCEDDQREFLNGWYVMVIISDSLAIVGSILKMEIQSKNLTSYDVCSIFLGTSTLLVWVGVIRYLGYFQKYNVLILTMKAAFPKVLRFCCCAGMIYLGYTFCGWIVLGPYHEKFEGLSRVAECLFSLVNGDDMFPTFAQFQEKSILVWLFSRVYLYSFISLFIYMVLSLFIALITDSYETIKNYQKNGFPMTDLQKFLSDQRDFPCSEGPREINYWGLCCCKRLPKDDGILLIC from the exons ATGGAGTTTCTTGTAAGATACAGTGAAGCAAGTGATTCGATACG tacCACAATAAGCTCTGATATGTTAGAGGATGAGGAAAAGGCATTAAGGGATGACCTAAAATACTACTTCATGAGTCCCTGTGAGAAGTACAGGGCACGTGGGCAGATCCCATGGAAGCTTGGAGTTCAGATACTGAAAATCATTATGATCACCACACAG CTTATCCTTTTCGGCTTGAACAATCAACTTGTGGTTTCCTATAAGGAGGAGAACACGGTGGCTTTCAAGAGTTTATTCCTGAAAGGCTACACCGGTGTTGATGAAGATGATTACAGCATCGCCCTATACACGCAGCAGGCAGTTTCCGACAGTCTGTTCCACGTGATAGAGCAA TATGCCCAGTTAAAGGACCTCTCCGTTGGACCGGTGAATTATGCTCAGAAAGATGACACGTGGTGGCCCATCAAGATCTGCAAAGAGCACTACGAGAAAGACAGCGAAGAATTATACAACATCAAAGCCCAAACTGAAAAAA TTTGCTTGGAATTCAATCCAGTCACGCTGAATGATGACAGATGGAAGCGTGACAACGCGTCTTTCTTTGTGCTGGATTTTTACAG GCTGGTCAACGTTAAGATCACGTTCAGGCTGAAAGCAGTCAACCTCCAAACGATCCAAGTGCGCGAACTACCGGACTGTTATGATTTTCTCGTCACG ATTGCTTTTGATAATCACTGCCACAGTGGACAAATCAAAGTGTACTTTGATATCAATGCTCTCAGCAGCATATGCAAAAACTGGAAGATTTCCGGAACAG CCCAGAAGAACCCGCATTATCTTCTGGTGTTTGATAGCATCATTATTATGGTCTGTCTGTCATCTGCGGTGCTCTGCACTCGCTCTATCTTCCTGGCAGTGAAGCTGCTGCAG AGGTTTTCCAGGTTTTTCCACGTGAACTTTAAACGCGTGGTGTGTGAGGACGACCAACGCGAGTTCTTGAACGGCTGGTACGTCATGGTCATCATCAGTGATTCTTTGGCCATAGTGGGGTCTATCTTGAAGATGGAAATACAGTCCAAG AATCTCACAAGCTATGATGTCTGCAGTATCTTCCTTGGAACGTCCACGTTGCTGGTGTGGGTGGGAGTGATCAGATACTTGGGCTACTTCCAGAAATATAAT GTGCTCATCCTCACCATGAAGGCCGCCTTCCCCAAGGTCCTGCGCTTCTGCTGCTGTGCAGGCATGATCTACCTCGGATACACCTTCTGCGGCTGGATTGTCCTTGGACCTTACCATGAAAAG TTTGAGGGCTTGAGCCGAGTCGCCGAGTGCCTGTTCTCCCTGGTGAACGGGGACGACATGTTCCCCACGTTCGCTCAGTTCCAGGAGAAGAGCATCCTGGTCTGGCTCTTCAGTAGGGTATACCTCTACTCCTTCATCTCGCTCTTCATCTACATGGTGCTCAGCCTCTTCATTGCTCTCATCACCGACTCCTACGAAACCATAAAG AATTACCAGAAGAATGGTTTTCCTATGACTGACCTTCAGAAGTTCCTGAGCGACCAGAGGGATTTTCCTTGCTCTGAGGGACCAAGAGAAATCAACTACTGGGGGCTTTGCTGCTGCAAAAG GCTCCCGAAAGATGATGGTATCTTGCTTATCTGCTGA